TGGTCCCCCCGATGAGCCTGGTGCTGCCGTCCCTGTTGTCCCTCACGTCCGTCAGCCTACGTCCCTGATTCGGATGCGGCCCGCCGGCCGCGCCGTCCGGCTCCGGCACGGGGCCCGGCCGGCCGGCCACCGGACAGGTGATGAGCAGGGACATCTGGGGCGCCGAGGGTGATAGCGACGCGGGTCACACCAGACGGAGCGGTACGCCTACCGCCGGTGGTCCGCCCTGGTGGGCACTAGCCTGGAGGCGTGTCGACTCCGCTACTGGACGCGCTGGCCGACCGGGTGCTCGTCGCCGACGGCGCGATGGGGACGATGTTGCAGGCGGCCGAGCTGACCCTGGACGACTTCGAGGGCCACGAGGGGTGCAACGAGGTCCTCAACGTCACCCGGCCGGACGTGGTCAGTTCGGTGCACGACGCCTATCTGGCCGCCGGCGCCGACTGCGTGGAGACGAACACCTTCGGAACGAACCTCTCCGCCCTGCGCGAGTACGGCATCGAGGACCGCATCGCCGAGTTGGCCGAGGCCGGGGCGCGGCTGGCCCGACAGGCAGCGGATGCCGCCAGCACGCCGGACCAGCCCCGGTACGTGCTCGGCTCGATCGGGCCGGGTACCAAGCTGCCGACGCTCGGGCACCTGCCGTACGCCGAGTTGCGCGACGCGTACCAGCGGAATGCGGCCGGGCTGGTGGCCGGGGGAGCCGACGGCCTGATCGTGGAGACCTGCCAGGACCTGTTGCAGGTCAAGGCGGCGGTGGTCGGCGCCCGACGGGCGGTGGCCGACGCCGGCCGGCAGGTGCCGGTGATCTGCCACGTGACCGTCGAGACCACCGGCACCATGCTGCTGGGCAGTGAGATCGGCGCGGCGTTGACCGCGTTGGAGCCGCTCGGCATCGACCTCATCGGGCTCAACTGCGCGACCGGGCCGGCCGAGATGACCGAGCATCTGCGCTACCTCTCCCGGCACGCCCGGATACCGCTGTCGGTGATGCCGAACGCGGGACTGCCGCAGCTGACCGCCGACGGCGCCCGCTACCCGCTGACCCCCGAGGAGTTGGCCGACGCGCTCGAGGAGTTCGTCACCGACTACGGCCTGTCCCTGGTCGGCGGCTGCTGCGGAACGACGCCGGAGCACATCCGTACGGTGGTGGCCCGGTTGCGCGGCGCGGTGCCGGCGCCTCGGGACCCGGAGCCGGAGCCCGGGGTGGCGAGCCTGTACCACCAGGTGCCGTTCGCCCAGCAGGCCAGCGTGCTGATGGTCGGCGAGCGCACCAATGCGAACGGCTCCAAGGCGTTCCGGGAGGCGATGCTGGCCGGCGACTGGCAGACCTGTGTCGAGATCGCCCGTAGCCAGGCCCGGGACGGCTCGCACCTGCTCGACGTCTGCGTCGACTACGTCGGTCGGGACGGGGTGCGGGACATGCGGGAGGTCGCGGGCCGGTTCGCCACCGCCTCCACGCTGCCGATCATGCTCGACTCGACCGAGCCGGCGGTGATCGAGGCGGGTCTGGAGGCGCTCGGTGGCCGGTGCGTGGTCAACTCGGTCAACTTCGAGGACGGCGACGGCCCGGACTCCCGGTACGCCCGGGTGCTGCCGTTGATCGCCGAGCACGGCGCGGCGGTGGTCGCGCTGACCATCGACGAGGAGGGCCAGGCCCGGACCGCCGACTGGAAGGTACGGGTCGCGGCGCGGCTGATCGACGACCTGACCGGCCGCTGGGGGCTGGGCGTGCAGGACATCCTGGTCGACTGCCTGACCTTCCCGATCGCCACCGGGCAGGAGGAGACCCGCCGGGACGGCATCGAGACCATCGAGGCGATCCGGGAGATCGCCCGGCGGTATCCGGGGGTCAACTTCACCCTGGGCATCTCCAACGTGTCGTTCGGCCTGAACCCGGCGGCCCGGCAGGTGCTCAACTCGGTGTTCCTGCACGAGTGCGTACAGGCCGGTCTGACCAGCGCCATCGTGCACGCCAGCAAGATCCTGCCGATGGCGAAGATCCCCGACGGGCAGCGGGAGGTCGCGCTCGACCTGATCTACGACCGGCGCCGCGAGGGCCACGACCCGGTCCAGCGGTTCATCGAGCTGTTCGAGGGCGTCGACGCCGCCTCCGCCCGGGCCACCCGGGCGGAGGAACTGGCGGCGCTGCCGCTCGATGAGCGGCTGAAGCGACGGATCGTCGACGGGGAGCGCAACGGCCTGGAGGCCGACCTCGACGCGGCGCTGACCACCCGGCCGGCCCTCGTGATCATCAACGAGATCCTGCTGGACGGGATGAAGGTGGTCGGCGAACTGTTCGGCGCCGGCCAGATGCAGCTTCCGTTCGTCCTACAGTCCGCCGAGGTGATGAAGACCGCGGTGGCCCATCTCGAACCGCAGATGGAGAAGGCCGACGACGGCGGCAAGGGCCGGATCGTCCTGGCCACCGTCAAGGGCGACGTGCACGACATCGGCAAGAACCTGGTGGACATCATCCTGTCCAACAACGGCTACGAGGTGGTCAACATCGGCATCAAGCAGCCGATCACCGCCATCCTGGAGGCCGCCGAACAGCACGGCGTGGACGCGATCGGGATGTCCGGCCTGCTGGTCAAGAGCACCGTCGTGATGAAGGAGAACCTCGCCGAGATGGCGTCCCGGGGCGTCGCCGAACGCTGGCCGGTGCTGCTCGGCGGAGCAGCGCTCACCCGCGCGTACGTCGAGGACGATCTCCGGGCCGGCTACGCCGGTCAGGTGCACTACGCGCGCGACGCCTTCGAGGGACTCTCCCTGATGGACCGGCTGATGGCGGCCAAGCGCGGCGGGAGCCCCGTGGTCGACCCCGAGCGGGAGGCCGCCCTCGTGGCGCGGCGGGCCCGTCGGGAGCGGCAGCGGGCGATCGTCACCGAGGCGCTGCCCGAACTCACCGACGCGTCCGTACGCTCCGACGTCGCGACCGACGTCGAGGTGCCGACGCCACCGTTCCACGGCACCCGGGTCGTCCGGGGCATCGCGCTGGCGGACTACGCGGCGCTGCTCGACGAGCGGGCCACCTTCGGTGGGCAGTGGGGCCTGCGCGGGTCGCGCGGCGGAACCGGACCGACGTACGAGGAACTGGTGGAGACCGAGGGGCGCCCCCGGCTGCGGTACTGGCTGGACCGGCTCGCCTCGGACAAGGTGCTGGAGGCGGCCGTGGTCTACGGCTACTTCCCGGCCTACTCCGAGGGCAACGACCTGGTGGTGCTCGACGAGAACGGCGGCACCGAACGGGCCCGGTTCAGCTTTCCCCGGCAGCGCCAGGAACGCCGGCTCTGCCTGGCCGACTTCTTCCGGCCCCGGGGCGGCGAGCCGGACGTGGTCGCCCTGCAACTGGTCACCGTCGGGCAGCCGGTCAGCGAGTACGCGGCCAAGCTCTTCGCCGCCGACGAGTACCGGGACTATCTCGAGGTGCACGGACTCTCAGTGCAGCTCACCGAGGCCCTCGCCGAGTACTGGCACCGGCGGATCCGGGCCGAGCTGGCCCTGGCCGGCGGCCGTACGGTGGCCGACGACGATCCGGCGGAACTGGCCGGACTCCTGGGTACCCGGTACCGGGGCTGCCGGTACGCGTTCGGTTATCCGGCGTGTCCCGACCTGGAGGACCGGGCCACAGTCGTCGACCTGCTCGGCGCGGACCGGATCGGGGTGCGGTTGTCGGAGGAGTTCCAGTTGGTGCCGGAGCAGGCGACGGACGCGATCGTCGTGCACCACCCCGACGCCAACTACTTCAACGCCCGCTGAGCGGGGCGCGGGTCACCGCCGGGCCAGGAGCCACTGCGCCGTCTCGAGGTGCCGACCCATTCCCGCCTCGTCCTGGAACGCCCAGACCAGCGCCAGCGCGGCGGACCAGTTCCGGGCCCGGTCCCGGTCGAGGCCCAGTTCGGCGCTGAGCCGGTCCAGCCGGCGCGTCACGTCGACCCGGCCGTGTCCCAGGCCGTAGTCGCGGACGATCGAGGCGACCGACAACTCCCGCTCCCCGGTCACCGGTTTGGGGTCGATGACCAGCCACGGCCGGCGCTCCGCCCGCAGCACGTTGTACGCGTGCAGGTCCAGGTGGACCAGCACCTGCTCGCCCTGCCCGTCGGCGAGGCCGGTCAGCAGCTCCCGGACCGTGTCGAGCAGCCGTCGGGCCGCCGGCCGCCCGGCCCGTTCCCAGCGTTCCGGCAACTCGTCGCCCCACCGGGCCGCCTGCCGCCGTACCGGGACGAACGGCGCCCCCGCCGGCACGGAGAGCGCCGGCAGCAGCCGGGCCAGGACTGTCAGCGCCCGCTCGGCGCCGACCTCGGCGAGGGGGCCGCCGGGAACGCATCGTTCGACCAGCAGGGCCCGCAGCCGTGGGTCGTACCCCAGCAGTCGGGTCGAGACGTGACCGTCCCAGTGCCGGAGCGCGGCGGCCTCGTGCTCGCTGTCCGGCTCGGGGTACTGCACCTTCAGCACCACCTCGGTGCCGTCGGGTCGGGTGGCGGGCAGCACCAGTGAGACGTACGAGCCGTCGTAGGGTGGGCCGGTCCGCAGCGACCAGGCGGCCGCGCACTCGGCGACGAGATCCGGTAACGCCGCCAACCAGGCGCGCCCGCTCTGGTGGCCCCGTAACCAGTCCAGCCCGGCGGGCAACCGCAGTGGCCGTCGATGTCCGTCCATCGGTACATGGTCGTCGATGGCCGCAGCGCGTACGGTCGCCATCGTGGCTGTTCTGACGCTCTGAATTCGAGGTGGTGGCCGCGATGACCCCGTTGCCCCGTAGCGACCGATTCTGGCGGCTGCTCGCGCTCGTCGTCACGCTCGTCGTCGCCGGCGCCTGTTTCGCCGTACCGGGCGGCGAGGACGATCCGCCGGCTCCGGACGACCCGGGTACGCCCGTCGCCACCGGCACGGCCGAGGCCGGGGCGGACGGCACCATGACGGTCGAGGAGTTCGAGCAGGACATCAAGAGCGCGGTCCGGATCGCCGAGCTCTACTGGGCCGGCGAGTTCCGGGAGGCGGGGCAACGGTTCCAGCGGGTCAGCCGGATCAGCGCCTACAAGCGGGACGGTGAGATCGAGTGCGGGGGCCAGCCGCTGCCCCGGAACAACGCGGTCTACTGCTCCGACGGCGACTTCATCGCGTACGACATCAACTGGGCGGTGGCGGCGTTCCAGCAGATCGGGGACGCGTTCCTGTACTACCTGCTCGGCCACGAGTACGCGCACGGCGTGCAGATCCGGCTCGG
The nucleotide sequence above comes from Plantactinospora soyae. Encoded proteins:
- the metH gene encoding methionine synthase, producing the protein MSTPLLDALADRVLVADGAMGTMLQAAELTLDDFEGHEGCNEVLNVTRPDVVSSVHDAYLAAGADCVETNTFGTNLSALREYGIEDRIAELAEAGARLARQAADAASTPDQPRYVLGSIGPGTKLPTLGHLPYAELRDAYQRNAAGLVAGGADGLIVETCQDLLQVKAAVVGARRAVADAGRQVPVICHVTVETTGTMLLGSEIGAALTALEPLGIDLIGLNCATGPAEMTEHLRYLSRHARIPLSVMPNAGLPQLTADGARYPLTPEELADALEEFVTDYGLSLVGGCCGTTPEHIRTVVARLRGAVPAPRDPEPEPGVASLYHQVPFAQQASVLMVGERTNANGSKAFREAMLAGDWQTCVEIARSQARDGSHLLDVCVDYVGRDGVRDMREVAGRFATASTLPIMLDSTEPAVIEAGLEALGGRCVVNSVNFEDGDGPDSRYARVLPLIAEHGAAVVALTIDEEGQARTADWKVRVAARLIDDLTGRWGLGVQDILVDCLTFPIATGQEETRRDGIETIEAIREIARRYPGVNFTLGISNVSFGLNPAARQVLNSVFLHECVQAGLTSAIVHASKILPMAKIPDGQREVALDLIYDRRREGHDPVQRFIELFEGVDAASARATRAEELAALPLDERLKRRIVDGERNGLEADLDAALTTRPALVIINEILLDGMKVVGELFGAGQMQLPFVLQSAEVMKTAVAHLEPQMEKADDGGKGRIVLATVKGDVHDIGKNLVDIILSNNGYEVVNIGIKQPITAILEAAEQHGVDAIGMSGLLVKSTVVMKENLAEMASRGVAERWPVLLGGAALTRAYVEDDLRAGYAGQVHYARDAFEGLSLMDRLMAAKRGGSPVVDPEREAALVARRARRERQRAIVTEALPELTDASVRSDVATDVEVPTPPFHGTRVVRGIALADYAALLDERATFGGQWGLRGSRGGTGPTYEELVETEGRPRLRYWLDRLASDKVLEAAVVYGYFPAYSEGNDLVVLDENGGTERARFSFPRQRQERRLCLADFFRPRGGEPDVVALQLVTVGQPVSEYAAKLFAADEYRDYLEVHGLSVQLTEALAEYWHRRIRAELALAGGRTVADDDPAELAGLLGTRYRGCRYAFGYPACPDLEDRATVVDLLGADRIGVRLSEEFQLVPEQATDAIVVHHPDANYFNAR
- a CDS encoding aminoglycoside phosphotransferase family protein translates to MDGHRRPLRLPAGLDWLRGHQSGRAWLAALPDLVAECAAAWSLRTGPPYDGSYVSLVLPATRPDGTEVVLKVQYPEPDSEHEAAALRHWDGHVSTRLLGYDPRLRALLVERCVPGGPLAEVGAERALTVLARLLPALSVPAGAPFVPVRRQAARWGDELPERWERAGRPAARRLLDTVRELLTGLADGQGEQVLVHLDLHAYNVLRAERRPWLVIDPKPVTGERELSVASIVRDYGLGHGRVDVTRRLDRLSAELGLDRDRARNWSAALALVWAFQDEAGMGRHLETAQWLLARR
- a CDS encoding neutral zinc metallopeptidase, which produces MTPLPRSDRFWRLLALVVTLVVAGACFAVPGGEDDPPAPDDPGTPVATGTAEAGADGTMTVEEFEQDIKSAVRIAELYWAGEFREAGQRFQRVSRISAYKRDGEIECGGQPLPRNNAVYCSDGDFIAYDINWAVAAFQQIGDAFLYYLLGHEYAHGVQIRLGIRYEFTIQQELQADCMAGAYIGDSERDQVLAVQDGDLEELAAGLMAVADDPGQPWFAEGAHGTVEQRTDAFFAGYRDSIEACDLG